A genomic region of Prochlorococcus marinus XMU1405 contains the following coding sequences:
- the rluF gene encoding 23S rRNA pseudouridine(2604) synthase RluF, producing MATRINKYLSEVGFCSRRRADRLIEEGKVTINGKVPEIGTKVEDSDLVEVEGQRIEKSMKQKNIYLAFNKPVGIVCTTNKVVEPNNIIDFIKYPKRIFPIGRLDKPSEGLIFLTNDGDIVNKILRARNNHEKEYIVSVNRPINRKFIQTMSHGVEILGTITKNCFVEQLGPNKFKIILTQGLNRQIRRMCETLGYRVQTLKRVRIMNIKLDVPPGKYRKFTKEELLELNKLLEKSLKTFD from the coding sequence ATGGCTACCAGAATAAATAAATATTTAAGTGAAGTAGGTTTCTGTTCCAGAAGAAGAGCAGATAGGTTAATTGAAGAAGGAAAAGTAACCATTAATGGAAAGGTTCCTGAGATAGGTACCAAGGTAGAGGATAGTGATCTTGTAGAAGTTGAAGGTCAAAGAATAGAAAAATCAATGAAACAAAAAAACATATACTTAGCCTTTAATAAACCTGTTGGAATTGTTTGCACAACTAATAAGGTAGTTGAACCCAATAATATTATAGATTTTATTAAATATCCTAAAAGAATCTTTCCTATTGGAAGATTGGATAAGCCAAGTGAAGGACTTATATTTTTAACAAATGATGGCGATATCGTAAATAAAATATTGAGAGCAAGAAATAATCATGAAAAAGAATACATAGTAAGCGTTAATCGACCAATTAATAGAAAATTTATTCAGACAATGAGTCATGGAGTAGAAATATTAGGAACCATAACTAAGAATTGTTTTGTAGAACAATTGGGGCCGAATAAATTTAAAATAATACTCACTCAAGGGCTTAACCGTCAGATTAGGAGAATGTGTGAAACCTTAGGCTATAGAGTTCAGACATTAAAACGTGTAAGAATTATGAATATTAAGTTAGACGTGCCACCAGGAAAATATCGCAAATTTACCAAGGAAGAACTATTAGAATTGAATAAATTATTAGAAAAATCATTAAAAACATTTGACTAG
- a CDS encoding high light inducible protein, whose amino-acid sequence MIEKKEDNIRSESYYPDSNFYLDQDNTPKEFSFSEDQTSKMGEFFEWPNSYWFIAERTNGRLAMIGFMAVIINYTLFGWIAYPIL is encoded by the coding sequence ATGATCGAAAAAAAAGAAGACAATATTCGAAGCGAAAGCTATTACCCAGATAGTAATTTTTATCTTGATCAGGACAATACTCCTAAAGAGTTTTCATTTTCAGAAGATCAAACATCCAAGATGGGTGAATTTTTTGAATGGCCAAATAGCTATTGGTTTATTGCAGAAAGAACAAATGGAAGGCTGGCAATGATAGGCTTCATGGCTGTCATTATTAACTACACCTTATTTGGATGGATAGCATATCCAATCCTTTAA
- a CDS encoding DUF3303 domain-containing protein has protein sequence MQTYIVHWQFPDQESHMQGAEAFAGFIEGGCEGDEFDGFKVLNRVVNPEGANGWAIVESSNHQNIWKWSSIWVDNFGVEIEVTPVLTDKEFLSVHKEIAAASN, from the coding sequence ATGCAAACTTACATCGTTCACTGGCAATTTCCAGATCAAGAAAGTCATATGCAAGGGGCCGAAGCTTTTGCGGGTTTTATTGAAGGAGGATGCGAAGGTGATGAATTTGATGGGTTTAAAGTTCTTAATCGAGTAGTAAATCCTGAGGGAGCTAATGGTTGGGCAATAGTTGAATCTTCAAACCATCAGAACATATGGAAATGGAGTAGTATCTGGGTCGATAATTTTGGTGTAGAAATTGAAGTTACACCAGTTCTAACAGATAAAGAATTTCTTTCCGTCCATAAAGAAATTGCAGCAGCCTCTAACTAA
- a CDS encoding SOS response-associated peptidase, with translation MCGRFELKTKFEKLPKVLKLDYPIGLDSKYETQNVIRPNDPVLVVKNDGRIKTTFMTWGFISPWAKDPFDKERPRPFNARSETLEEKKLFSGSWKHKRCLIPASGFFEKKYRFRKENYETFWLGAIWTTWTSPDGAELESCCVLTTEPNELVKPFHHRMPVIIPNGYEKQWTEQVKDVKELKGLLPIIKGWAHEGWLVEDVKKKETDQMSLF, from the coding sequence ATGTGCGGAAGATTTGAGCTGAAAACTAAATTTGAGAAGTTGCCAAAGGTTTTGAAACTAGACTATCCAATTGGACTTGATTCTAAATACGAGACTCAAAATGTAATTAGACCTAATGATCCTGTGCTTGTAGTTAAAAACGACGGAAGAATTAAAACTACTTTTATGACATGGGGCTTTATTTCCCCTTGGGCGAAAGACCCATTTGATAAAGAGAGACCAAGACCATTTAATGCAAGATCAGAAACCCTAGAAGAAAAAAAATTATTTAGTGGAAGTTGGAAACATAAAAGGTGCCTAATACCTGCGAGTGGTTTTTTTGAAAAAAAATATCGTTTTCGAAAGGAGAATTATGAGACTTTTTGGTTAGGAGCAATTTGGACTACGTGGACCTCACCAGATGGTGCTGAACTAGAGAGTTGCTGTGTTCTAACTACTGAGCCAAATGAATTAGTTAAACCTTTTCATCACCGAATGCCCGTTATTATACCTAATGGATATGAGAAACAATGGACAGAGCAAGTTAAAGATGTGAAGGAATTAAAAGGTTTGCTCCCCATCATAAAGGGGTGGGCACATGAGGGATGGCTAGTAGAAGATGTAAAGAAAAAAGAAACTGATCAAATGAGTTTGTTTTAA
- a CDS encoding DUF1330 domain-containing protein, translating to MKKTILISLIAGIAGLAIGYKVPKDKNVGYVMISGRITNPDQAGKYFEKVNDVVVKGCGAKTLTVDYETDVREGYEGPFTVLAQFPSKKAAQDCYEGDYQEIIPLRKGAIDMNFRIVERNR from the coding sequence ATGAAAAAAACTATTTTGATTAGTTTAATTGCTGGCATTGCTGGGCTTGCGATTGGTTATAAAGTTCCAAAAGACAAGAATGTTGGTTATGTAATGATTTCTGGCAGAATTACAAATCCTGATCAAGCAGGTAAATACTTTGAAAAAGTAAATGACGTAGTTGTTAAAGGTTGCGGAGCAAAGACATTAACAGTTGATTATGAAACAGATGTAAGAGAAGGATATGAAGGACCGTTTACTGTGCTCGCACAATTCCCAAGCAAAAAAGCGGCGCAGGATTGCTATGAAGGTGATTATCAAGAAATTATTCCTTTAAGAAAAGGAGCTATAGATATGAATTTCAGAATAGTTGAAAGAAATAGATAA
- a CDS encoding chorismate-binding protein: MGKFSSQEIESQYNLIKMLLAEPEKYRDANKAITKDIAYMPVELKKNLRKKILSYE; this comes from the coding sequence ATGGGAAAATTTTCTTCCCAAGAAATTGAAAGTCAATACAATTTAATAAAAATGCTTTTAGCTGAACCTGAAAAGTATAGAGATGCCAATAAAGCAATAACAAAAGATATTGCATATATGCCTGTAGAGCTTAAAAAAAACTTGAGGAAGAAAATACTATCTTATGAATGA